In Mus musculus strain C57BL/6J chromosome 9, GRCm38.p6 C57BL/6J, one genomic interval encodes:
- the Olfr843 gene encoding olfactory receptor 843 — translation MEISNQSGISEFFLTGLTYSPAIESFIFSLFLSIYFVTIFGNILIILAVRLDYHLHTPMYFFIANLSFTDICISTTIIPKMLLNIETQNQSITYTGCLSQVCFVLIFGGLESCLLAVMAYDRYLAIVHPLRYTVIMNPCLCVLLVLLSLFISTINALLHSLMLLKLSFCKDQNILHFFCELVQVIKHACSDTFINTLLIYTVTSVFAGFPLAGIIFSYIQIVSSILKISSVQGRNKAFSTCGSHLSVVSLFYGTAFGVYMSSAVSDSSVKNIVFSMMYTVVPQMLNPFIYSLRNREMKQAMRHLLFPVVLSSP, via the coding sequence ATGGAAATTTCAAACCAATCAGgtatttctgaattttttctcACTGGACTGACATATTCTCCAGCCATTGAATCATTTATCTTCAGCTTGTTCCTGTCTATATATTTTGTTACCATCTTTGGAAACATTCTCATTATCTTGGCTGTAAGATTGGATTATCACCTCCATACACCCATGTACTTTTTTATTGCCAATCTGTCCTTTACTGACATCTGTATAAGTACAACAATAATCCCAAAGATGCTGTTGAACATTGAAACACAGAATCAGAGCATTACCTATACAGGCTGCCTGTCCCAGGTGTGTTTTGTATTGATTTTTGGTGGCTTAGAAAGTTGTCTACTTGCTGTGATGGCCTATGACCGTTACTTGGCCATAGTTCATCCTCTGAGGTATACAGTTATCATGAATCCTTGTCTCTGTGTACTGCTCgttttactttcattgtttatCAGTACCATTAATGCACTACTGCATAGTCTGATGTTGTTAAAACTGTCTTTCTGCAAAGACCAGAATATCCTTCATTTCTTCTGTGAACTTGTTCAAGTCATCAAACATGCCTGCTCTGATACTTTCATCAATACCCTTCTTATTTACACAGTGACTAGTGTATTTGCTGGTTTTCCTCTTGCTGGGATTATTTTCTCTTATATTCAAATTGTGTCCTCCATTCTTAAGATATCATCAGTCCAGGGACGGAATAAAGCCTTTTCCACTTGCGGATCTCATCTCTCAGTTGTATCTTTATTCTATGGGACAGCTTTTGGAGTGTATATGAGTTCTGCAGTTTCTGATTCTTCTGTTAAGAATATAGTCTTTTCTATGATGTATACTGTGGTCCCTCAAATGCTAAACCCTTTCATATACAGTCtgagaaacagagaaatgaaGCAAGCCATGAGACACCTTCTCTTTCCTGTGGTCTTATCATCTCCATAA